The nucleotide sequence AACTACGTGCACCGCGTGTACACGACCCACAAGGGTGTCGTGTTCCCGATGCCGGTGAACCTCGGCACGATCAACCAGTTCTTCCAGGCCGCCTACACGCCGGACCAGGCCCGTGCGCTCGTCAGGGAGCAGGCGGGCGAGTTCGACGTGAAGTCCGCGACGAACTTCGAGGAGAAGGGCATCGCGCTCGTCGGGCGCCCGCTGTTCGAGGCGTTCTTCCGCGACTACACCGCGAAGCAGTGGCAGACCGACCCGCAGAAGCTCTCCGGTGACATCATCAGCCGGCTCCCGGTGCGCTACACCTACGACAACCGCTACTTCAACGACACGTGGGAGGGTCTGCCCACCGACGGCTACACCGCGTGGCTCGAGCGCATGGCCGACCACCCCAACATCGAGGTGAAGCTGGACGTCGACTACTTCGACGAGTCCCAGCCGCTGAACAAGAAGGCCACCGTCGGCCAGGTCCCGGTGGTCTACACCGGTCCCGTCGACCGCTACTTCGACTATGCCGAGGGCGCGCTGAGCTGGCGGACGCTCGACTTCGAGCAGGAGGTGCTGGACGTCCGCGACTTCCAGGGCACCAGCGTCATGAACTACCCGGACATGGACGTGCCGTACACCCGCATCCACGAGTTCAAGCACTTCCACCCGGAGCGCAAGGACGTCTACGAGTCCGACAGGACCGTCATCATGCGGGAGTTCTCCCGCTTCGCGGAGCGTGCCGACGAGCCCTACTACCCGGTGAACACCCCAGCCGACCGCGAGGGCCTGCTGGCCTACCGTGAGCTCGCGAAGGGGGAGAAGGACGTGCACTTCGGCGGACGCCTGGGCACGTACCAGTACCTCGACATGCACATGGCCATCGGGTCGGCGCTGTCGCTCTGGAACAACACTCTCTCCTAGACTCGGAATCGTGAGTCACGCTGCTGTCGGGGCGCCCGGGACGCCCCGGCGCTATCTGCATTCGCTGTGGCTGCTGTCGGCCCGCGACCTCAAGGTCCGGTATGCGACGAGCTTCCTCGGCTACGTGTGGTCGGTTCTCGACCCACTGGTGATGAGCGCGATCTACTGGTTCGTGTTCACTCAGGTGTTCCGTCGCGACGTCGGTGAGCAGCCGTACATCATCTTCCTCATCAGCGCGCTGCTGCCGTGGGTGTGGTTCAACAGCTCGGTGTCGGACTTCACGCGGGCGTTCAAGAAGGACGCCCGCCTCGTCCGCTCGACCTCGATCCCGCGCTCGATCTGGGTGAACCGCATCGTGCTCAGCAAGGGTATGGAGTTCCTGTTCTCGCTGCCGGTGCTGGCGCTGTTCATCGTGGTCAACCTCCTGTTCGAGAGCCATCCCGACCAGGTGGTGCAGATCGGCTGGGGCGTGCTGTGGGTGCCGGTGGCGATCCTCATGCAGACCGTGCTGCTCGTCGGACTCGGCCTGCTCGTCGCTCCGCTGTGCGTGCTCTACACGGACCTCGAGCGCACCACGGCGCTCATCCTCCGGGCGATGTTCTACGCCACCCCGATCATCTACAACGTCACGGACCTTCCCGGCGTCTTCCAGACGCTCGGTGCCTTCAACCCGCTCGCCGGGATCTTCATGCTGTATCGCATGCCGTTCTTCCCCGACCAGTGGAACCCGTTCACGCTCACGGTCAGCGCCGTGATGTGCCTGCTCATCCTCGCGCTCGGCGTCTGGGCGTTCCGGCGTCTCGAGCGCCCCGTGCTGAAGGAGCTGTGATGGACGCCGCGATCGACGTGCAGGGCCTCGGTGTGCGCTTCCGCCGCAACCGTCGCGGGCAGCGCAGCTTCAAGGACCTCTTCGCCGGGGCATCCCGGCGCTCACGTCCCGGGGAGTTCTGGGCACTCCGCGACGTCTCCTTCACCGTGCAGCCGGGCGAGTCGATCGGCGTGGTCGGACGGAACGGTCAGGGCAAGTCGACGTTGCTCCGCCTCGTGGCCGGTGTGCTGCTGCCCGATGAGGGCTCCGTCAGCGTCAACGGCGGCGTCGCTCCGCTGATCGAGATCACCGGCGGCTTCGTCGGCGATCTCACCGTGCGCGAGAACGTCCGGCTCACCGCCGGTCTGCACGGGATGTCCAAGGACGAGGTGAGTCGCCGGTACGACGACATCATCGCCTTCGCCGAGCTCGCCGGGTTCGAGGAGACGCCCTACAAGCACCTCTCCAACGGCATGAAGGTGCGCCTCGCGTTCTCGGTGGTGTCGCAGCTCGACGAGCCCATCCTGCTCGTCGACGAGGTCCTCGCGGTGGGGGACAAGGCGTTCCGGGAGAAGTGCTACAAGCGCATCGACGAGCTGCTCTCGGACGGCCGCACCCTGTTCTTCGTCAGTCACAACGAGCGCGATCTCCGTCGCTTCTGCGAGCGGGGGCTCTACCTCGACCGCGGAGCGCTGGCGCTCGACGCACCGATCGGCGAGGTCCTCGACCGGTACAACGCGGACTACTCCGCCTGAGGGGCGTGCGGCCTCGGCCCCTGCGTGGTCAGAGTCCGACGAGGCCCTTCAGCTGGGCGGCGGCGGTGCGGGCGGCGTCCACGGCTCCCGCGACGGCGGCGCCGTTCTCGATCGCGGTACGCAGCGCCGAGAGGCGCTGGGTGTACGTCTCGACCCCGGAGCGCCAGGCTTCCTGGATCGAGGAGGGCGGCAACGCGTCCCCCAGCCGTTGCGCATCCTGCTGGAGCGAGTCGACCACGGGGAGGGCATCCTGCCCGCTCGCGCCGGCGATGATGTCGAGGCCTCGGTCCGCGGAGGTGAGCCACCCGGACACCTTGTCGCGGAACACGTCCATCGTCGGGTCGCCCACCGGTGGCGCCGTCGTGATCGGGGTCGGGGCCGGCGAGGCGGATTCCGTCGGTGCGGTGGTCGGTGTGGGCGCGGGCGTCTCCGACGGGCTGGAGGTCGGGGACGGCGAGGCGCTCTCACCCGGCGTGGGGCCGCTGTCGCGCGGAAGCAGGAAGAACAGCAGCACGCCGACGATCGCCAGCCCCGCGACGGCCAGGCCGACGATGAGCCAGATGCGGCCGGTGCGCTTCGGCGCGGCGGGAAGCGGGGCCCACCGGAGTTCGGGCTGCGGTTCGTCCATCGTCACGCCTCCAGCGGACTCATCGGCTCCCAGGAGCGGTCGCGACCGATGCGACCGCCGTCCCGGAGACCGCGGAAGAGGTTGCTCGTCCCGCGCACGGTGCGCTCGACGAACACGAGCCGGATCAGCTCCTTGAAGAACGTCGCGGTCGTCCCGAGTCCGAACAGGACCGGGTTGTAGACGCCGTGCACGCGGTAGTACTGCTTGATGAACGCCCGGTTGCGCATGATGTAGTACCGGTACGCGTTGCTCGACGCGTTCATATGCCGGATCCCCATGTCCCACTGCCGGATCTCGCGGGTGCGACGCAGGACGAACTCGTCCACGATCACGGCGGTGGTCAGGCGCGAGGCCAGCCAGCCGTACATCTGGTCGTCCCAGTAGATGAAGAAGCGCGGGTCGGGGAGGCCGATCTGCTTCACGATCGAGCGGTGGATGAACATGCCCTCGAAGCAGCCGCTGTTCATCTCCTTGTAGCCGGAGGAATCGAAGCCGGCCGGTGCGAAGGGGATCGGGATGCCCATGCGCTCCGCGATGCGGTACTGCCAGTAGAACTCGCTGCCGTCGTAGTCGTAGCGGCGTCCCTGGATGCTCTTGAAGCGCGGCGCCCATGCCCCCATCCGGGCGAGACCGTCGGGGAGGACCTCGACGTCGTCGTCCATCATCCAGATCCATTCGGAGCCGAGGTCGTACGCGGCGCGCATGCCCTCGCTGAATCCGCCGGAACCGCCGGTGTTGACATCCAGGCGCCGGTAGACGAGGTCCGTGCCGATGTCGTCGCGGAAGGACTCCACGACATCCGTGGTGTCGTCCGACGAGGCGTTGTCGATGACGACGACACGGCCCGGCTTCGGGTCCATCGCGGTGATGCTCGTGAGCAGCCCGGACAGCAGGTGCGACCGGTTGAAGGTCACGATGACGATCGCCGTGCTCGCGGGATCGAACACGGACGTCTC is from Microbacterium sp. BLY and encodes:
- the glf gene encoding UDP-galactopyranose mutase, with the translated sequence MDLLVVGSGFFGLTIAERAAEAGRTVTVIDRRSHIGGNAYSEEEPETGIEVHRYGAHLFHTSNATVWEYVNRFTSFTNYVHRVYTTHKGVVFPMPVNLGTINQFFQAAYTPDQARALVREQAGEFDVKSATNFEEKGIALVGRPLFEAFFRDYTAKQWQTDPQKLSGDIISRLPVRYTYDNRYFNDTWEGLPTDGYTAWLERMADHPNIEVKLDVDYFDESQPLNKKATVGQVPVVYTGPVDRYFDYAEGALSWRTLDFEQEVLDVRDFQGTSVMNYPDMDVPYTRIHEFKHFHPERKDVYESDRTVIMREFSRFAERADEPYYPVNTPADREGLLAYRELAKGEKDVHFGGRLGTYQYLDMHMAIGSALSLWNNTLS
- a CDS encoding ABC transporter permease, giving the protein MSHAAVGAPGTPRRYLHSLWLLSARDLKVRYATSFLGYVWSVLDPLVMSAIYWFVFTQVFRRDVGEQPYIIFLISALLPWVWFNSSVSDFTRAFKKDARLVRSTSIPRSIWVNRIVLSKGMEFLFSLPVLALFIVVNLLFESHPDQVVQIGWGVLWVPVAILMQTVLLVGLGLLVAPLCVLYTDLERTTALILRAMFYATPIIYNVTDLPGVFQTLGAFNPLAGIFMLYRMPFFPDQWNPFTLTVSAVMCLLILALGVWAFRRLERPVLKEL
- a CDS encoding ABC transporter ATP-binding protein, which translates into the protein MDAAIDVQGLGVRFRRNRRGQRSFKDLFAGASRRSRPGEFWALRDVSFTVQPGESIGVVGRNGQGKSTLLRLVAGVLLPDEGSVSVNGGVAPLIEITGGFVGDLTVRENVRLTAGLHGMSKDEVSRRYDDIIAFAELAGFEETPYKHLSNGMKVRLAFSVVSQLDEPILLVDEVLAVGDKAFREKCYKRIDELLSDGRTLFFVSHNERDLRRFCERGLYLDRGALALDAPIGEVLDRYNADYSA
- a CDS encoding glycosyltransferase, which translates into the protein MTAETSVFDPASTAIVIVTFNRSHLLSGLLTSITAMDPKPGRVVVIDNASSDDTTDVVESFRDDIGTDLVYRRLDVNTGGSGGFSEGMRAAYDLGSEWIWMMDDDVEVLPDGLARMGAWAPRFKSIQGRRYDYDGSEFYWQYRIAERMGIPIPFAPAGFDSSGYKEMNSGCFEGMFIHRSIVKQIGLPDPRFFIYWDDQMYGWLASRLTTAVIVDEFVLRRTREIRQWDMGIRHMNASSNAYRYYIMRNRAFIKQYYRVHGVYNPVLFGLGTTATFFKELIRLVFVERTVRGTSNLFRGLRDGGRIGRDRSWEPMSPLEA